The DNA region GTGATGCCTAGGTACGGCCGAAAAGGCGACATCCTCTCCCATGCCCATAATCGTacgatattagaaaatacgacTTTTAAGCCgtcttttcaaaagtttttgtCTACATTAAAGGAAGgcatacttaaaatattacctagGAGAACGGTAAAAAATCCACACATATACGTGACAACTCCGATAGACGCTCGGCACGAGTATCCGTAAAGATACGCCAAAACGAGTCCCTCCCCCCCAGCTTGTAGTCTCCCGGGCGGTCCGGATGCtccaagaaaatcaaataaCGTAAGCGACAAAGGCACCGATGAAttcgggaacaagatgcccccgaatataataGCGGATACAAACGGGCATGACGATCAACGGTCCCTGTACGGGTGCCGTCATCAACCGATCAAGACCCTCCAAAAAAGTGCGAGCACTAATCCGAACCCGACTCGTCATCGAAATCCGGCCCCGGGCAACAGCACGAagtgggtgagcctagtcaactcgtCGCCCACGTCCGACCCGGGGAGGGCCGTACGAGTGTATAAtggctctccatctacccgcaatccaaagaggacctccacatcccgaagtgtaatcgtggcctcACCGGTGCGAAAGATGGACGTGTCTTCgcctccaccgctcaaccatggccgCCGACGAGCGCCCAATCACGCCGTACtcgaccaacggacacgcaacggtagatgccgccccgaaacaatatctcCAAGACGCGAGGGTGAGGGGTGCTCGCGTAAAAGAGCCCAAGCTCTGCCGGCCTACGGGGGCGAGCTGGTAGATATCCCGATAGTACCGACCCATAATAAGTCCGATCTATGATTGTCTTGTAAAGACAATATCGATCTATCAGAGGGTCCCGGTGAACGGAGAGGACGCGTACAGCATCGGGCCCGGAACATCGGGTCCCAGGGGAACATTCTATCCATGAAAAAAGAGTCCAAATTCGTacaaaactaaattagtcattatttcttgaaatgaaagataaattatattaactaattaataatttgtagggaatatgtgaattatgtagtattatatcttgtgaataattaacatgggatatgcagtaaatttaatatgtgatagtaaggacacatatgtgatggcaaagacttttttGAGAATCAtcttaagttaattagtttgagaaTCGAAATTAAATATTCGtttgtttagaactctattttgaatatgtgatatatttttagttgaccaaataaCCAACACAGCTACgataaaattagactaaaaaagtatattcgtcgaccacatactttacatttttatcgttaacttatgtatttatgaaaagaagtactttaactattcttttttgataatttttttatttaacatatatatattcacgcttttaaaattatatagataacaattcataatcatttacttATCTTATCTGacggttgttacctattgtattatattatgttgttaatttaaatacaacgTTTgtttttgattgttacttttttagataatctttacatttttatcgttaacttatgtatttatgaaaagaagaactttaactattcttttttagataatctttttatttaacatatatatattcacgcttttaaaattatataaataacaattcataatcatttacaacttatctggatggttgttacctattgtattatattatgttgttaatttaaatacaatgtttgttttgattattctttaatattatttttacgtAACGACGAAAAGTCCTATTTTATATAAATTGATTTGGTCTATACAATATGATACAAtacgaaaaatgtcaaaataatacataacaatcatccaatcaaagtgttaacaacataataattcattaccaatcaatttctttcaattcataaacaatatttaacaactaataaattcataattaatatttaacaaaataataattcattaacaattcataaataattaacaaattaacaactcataaacatataacaaattaacaattcataaacatttaacaaattaacagttcataaacatttaacaaatatagaattaaaccaaaaaaaaaaaaaaaagaatcgcTGGCAAAAAGCCACTGCCTTAtcgaaaaagaacaaaaaaaaattgttttttttttttgaaacatagcaaggattaaatgttaagcatgcttagaatataatgtatataacaaaataataaacaaaGTTCATAGAAAAAACCTTAATCGAACATTTTTTGTAGCTTATTTAATCGAGTTCTACGTTTTATCCAAAATTTGAGCTTTTAGAATGTCTTCCGACTCGAATATACCGAAATCTAAACTTTCCTGGACAAAATTAAAAGTGACGTTTTGGAAGTGGGACCACCTCTTTTTTACCAACCTAAAATCggcggtttttttttttaaaaaaccaccTGGAGGGACAGGTGGTGGGAACGACGTTTATGTTGAAGagtataacgcagtattttctTTGTATGTTCAAGATAACGCAAAAAATCTTTGCGTTATAGGGAGAAAGGTAGGTAACTCCTTTAATAAGCATTTTTTTTATCCCCATTTAAAGTATTTAACGGTAATTACGGTTAAGTCTTTAAACCTTGAAAAATCTTATTAAAATGACgttaataacatttttttttattagggtattttggttcaaaaaaaattttttaagccattttTGTTCCGGGTCCAATTTATAGGTACACCGAAGAGAAATGTCTTCGGAGTAATTAAGAGTGATAAACCAGTGGCTCTTTTAGCCAGCTGTGTGCCCACTGTATTGCAGCTAGTGGTTTATGTACTCCTTGTGGCCCTTTTGTTTCATTAGAGTCTAGAGATTTatgtaacaatttttttttttcttcagaaaaaCGACACAATTGGAAACATATAACAACACTAGCATAATTTGTAACACAAGAACCGCATAAAATAATGAGACTTATTTTTACTAGTGAACTGGGAAAGGCATAGTTATGTGTTTCCTTACCGTCATTTTAGATACATACTGTAATTgagcccataaatatatatttctaaACAAAAGCTAGCCTACTCAGTACTCCCACAAGAAAAATGATACCCTCAAAAGTCAAACCTGTCTTGTTCCAGCTAATTCATGAATAAGCTCATTTAACATTTTCCATGATGATCCACCTTCTTTGACTGCATTAATGGCCGCTTCTCCAATGTCCTCCACTTTCTTCCTTGCCTCTTTACCTTTCTCTCCTTCCATCAACTCCCTTATCGGCTTTTCCAAACCTTCACACTTGACGAACCCTCTCACTGATCCATCACACGTCTCAACTCTTAGCCCAATCTTGATTTCCTCCACCACCATTCTTGCATTTAGGTGTTGCTCTGCCATCATTGGCCATGCCAGTATTGGCACCTTTGCACATATGCTCTCTATCACTGAATTCCATCCACAGTGGCTTAGAAAACCTTTAACGCTCCCGTGGTTCAAGATTTCTCTTTGATCAACCCACTCTGTAACCACTAGTCCCCTGGTTTTCACTCTGTTTTCGAACCCGTCATTGACTTCATCTATACTTTTCCTGACTACCCACAAAAAGTTAACTTCAGATTTCTCCAATCCCATTGTAATTTCCTTGTATTGTTCAGGAGATATCTCTGCTTGGGTCCCGAATGCCACGTACAAAACTGATTTTCCCTGTTCTAGCATTTCATCCAGCCATTTGATGTATGAAGGTTTGTCTAACCGTTTCTGTTGTTCTTTTGGCGGCTCGTGAACCGCACAAAAAGGTCCAACGCACCATAATTTAGGAGTAGAGATGCGGTTACTGTAGTCTACATAAACAGATTCGAGCTCGTAAAAGCTGTTAACAAGTAGACCATAGCTTTTAGAAGTCGATATGACTGCCCCCATGGTAAAATCGAAAAAGGGACCCTTTGGCTCAGGGTCTCTGAAGTGTAAATCAATGTCATTCCTAGTCAGTTTAATCCACGGGAAATCAGGAACTTCAAACAGCTCATCATCCGACAATTGTGTCTGAAGAATTGGCATAACTGAACGCGACAAGGTCCCTGAATATGCGCTCATACCGTAATAGACCAGTCTAGGTATCCCAAATTTGTTTGCAGAGTCTAAAGTCCAGCCAAGAAAGCCATCAGTGATCATAAAAGTAACTGGCAGAAGAGATTCTAAGGCTTGTTCAAAATGGGGTTGCATTAACTTGGTGGCGTTGGCAAAGAGTGGAAAAAGGGACATGGATGGAAGTTTATCAGTACTTTCAACACCTGGTGGAATTCCTTCGATGTTTTCAGGAAATGGGATTTCGatgatattgatgttggtgtCCGAAAGggatttggagaaaaaaggACGATTTACAGGTGTAGTGAAGATGGTGATGGAAATGTTGCGATTGAGAAGAAGGCGGGCAAGATCAAAGATAGGAATTGTGTGGCCTTTGGACATGAAAGGAAACAAAACAACATGGATACAAGTAGTAGGAGGAGAAGCCATTTCTCTGCACTCTTCTCCTAGGATGGTTGATGTGTTTGAGACTTTGGGATCGTTGTGCGCAAAGTTAAGTTCGCTCTTGCACTATTTAAATAGACACTACTTAAGAAAGAAAGCATTTTATGATTTAtggtttaaaataaattttaaacatttgtatgtgattataaatcattttatcagataaaataaaattttttaagttaaattatttttagttATAGAAAGGTCACATTTTTTTGGAATATACACAAAAAGAAGTATGATACTCTATATAAATTAAGACAAGAGGGGTAATATACTCTAATtgtctcattttatgtaataGTGCTTGACTAATacagatatttttattttttaaaaagacgTTTAAATATATGTTCTAAACATGTCATACACTAAAATTTGTACAATAcattgttttcaaatatagaagAATGCCAttcttttgtatataaattaaaatctCTTGATTTCTTACAATtcgataaaattaaaaatatctttTCGATCTCTTAcgtattttttttatctttaaaaaaatatttttttttataaaaatatataaaactaaaaaaatttataaatggcCAAAAATCTATTTCTCCGATCACCTAAAAATGGTTCCTGGTACGACTCAATTAAATAATGAGAACTTGACAGTTACTATACAACATTAAAAGTGACTTTACATGTTTTTAGCCTAAatgttaatatatcatttaGTAGTCAAAAGCAATCCCCCTTTTTTCTCTCAACGAATTCCATAATAGATATTTGACATAAATAAACCTCCCTATTTTCTCAACTAATTCCTCAAGAACGCTCTAGGAGCTGTCtcataattattattttctttctttctaatctatttgtttcttatattctttttatattatcaaaattctctttttctttttctttccttccagTGTCTTTGTTTTCCCTATATTAgcaatttttgtaaaattcaaCTTTGGATATTACACATTATTttgacatattttatatttggtTAGTGGTGCTtatgtattttctattttaaaggtatatacaagaaaccatatatTAGCGGTATTATCAAATATACTGCACATATTTAAATagtatgtatgatatatatttaGTTTAGTTAAAtgtattatattgtatatatacaattcatatattttgcacaatatacatataaatagtatatgtgttatattaatggaatatttacatcatataaaacagtaataatatatattatagttGAAAAATGTTAAAGatatatttttcacaaaaagttgtccagcataaaaatattcaaagaatttttttttatcacaaatTCCCTTGGTGGTGCAACCTCATTAAATAGGGGAGGATCTTTAAAATATTATTCCTTgcataatatttaaaatatttgagtaaATGTTTATTTAGAGATAGAAAAGAGTAAATGCAGTAAAAACGCATTTAACGGAATCGAatcctttttttccttcaaaatgcTAGATTTATTACAAAATTTGCTATATTTATAATGTTTGAAAAGATATGTTATTCCTTGTATTTATTTCTTACTAACATCTAATGAGTAAAAATCTCTTAAATGTGATAGTGGAGAGGTCCATTTTCATTTAACTTGCACGCAATAAATGGAGAGGTCCTTTTTCACTAAAGAAGAGTTCTTTTGCAGTAGCTGCCACTTCGATAGTTCGATGCCTTATTCATTTGGTATTAGGTTgcgtccttaactttccttttaTGATCTTACTATACTTTAATAGTTTTATTTGCTGACAAGTGTAAAATATATTTGCATAGCTAATTTATTTAAATGTTACAAATAATTTTGCATTAAAATTATTGATTGATAATCGTAAAAATAGTAAAAGTAATAGCCGATTTAATTAGTGATGTAAAAAAGTTTCACACTATTATGGTTTGGGCCAANNNNNNNNNNNNNNNNNNNNNNNNNNNNNNNNNNNNNNNNNNNNNNNNNNNNNNNNNNNNNNNNNNNNNNNNNNNNNNNNNNNNNNNNNNNNNNNNNNNNATGGAGGTCCTTTTTCACTAAAGAAGAGTTCTTTTACAGTAGCTGCCACTTCGATAGTTCGATGCCTTATTCATTTGGTATTAGGTTGCGTCCTTAACTTTCCCTTTTATGATCTTACTATACTTTAATAGTTTTATTTGCTGACAAGTGTAAAATATATTTGCATAGCTAATTTATTTAAATGTTACAAATAATTTTGCATTAAAATTATTGATTGATAATCGTAAAAATAGTAAAAGTAATAGCCGATTTAATTACAGTGATAGTACAAAAGTTATCTACACTATTGGTAATTACCGTTTGGTAATTAGCCAAAATTATTAAGGATTATAATCACTAGGACTAATTTATCACATATCTggggactattttattttatggacAAAATAATTTaggagatgggataaaataatccggCACTTATAAATTTATAAGTGGGATAGGAAGGGATATCCAAACACTCCCTTAGTATATAGTCGAAATTGGGCTCCTAGTCATCTGAATTAGCTTACATGAATAAATTGATTTGGTAGAAgaggattttaaaaatttatcaaaattagtCAATTTTCTAGATATCCCATTCAAGTTTGGAGAATTATctccaaatatcatttttttcttttaggacACAAAATCATTTCAACAAAATCactatttttttaacaaatatCTTAAACATCTCAAAGCTCTCTTCTCTTCTAGTTGACATGCCATGTCATTAAAGCACGATTTTTTAATAATAGACctatttaactcatcaaacccatttaactaaattcatattttatacctAATTAAATATGAtcgcttttttctttttcaattttaaaaagtcATGTGGCTTATTATGATTGGTTGCATATATTATTTGAGTTTAAAAAACCAACCCACTCACTTTTTACAAATTCGCTAACTCATTTCTTTTTAACCTTActttttattaaatatacttttttttctttaccaGATAGTTactttgtttcttcttcttctttcgtTTCCAATGCGATAGAAGATGTATATACTTATGTGTTTACCCAAATAGTAGTTAttactttgtttctttttcttttttctaaatCTATAGGGTACCGTAATTAtagtaaaagattttttttcttcaatgaAATAGAAGATGTACGGAAAAACTGCCAAATTTTGTGTGTAATTCAACAATCGTTTTAACAAATTCTATGTGATTAAACCGGTAAGAaggttttggaaaaaatattatatttaaaaatatttgaatttaaactacttcaattttaattttaattgaaagataatatatttgaattaaGATAAAAGAATCTTAATTTGAAAAAGTGGCTTAATAGAAAGTATGGTTTAATTCAATTGTTGCTATTATCCAGGTCATATTTGATTGaatatgaaatatgaatttggttaaatgagtttgatgagttaaatagGTATATTATTCAAACAATTGACTTTAATGACATGGCATGCCAACTAAGAGAGAAGGAGACTTTTGAGgtgtttagtatattttgaagaaaatagtgatagttgagtgactttgttgttctaaaataaacaaaagtgatattttGAGGCAATTCTCCAAACTTGGGTGATGATTTAGAAAATTAACTCTTCAGATTTTCAATGTAATAATTACATAAGTTATCGTTTGGAAAGAACAAATGATTGACCAAACATTCGCCAatcatcataaacaacaattcGTACATGCATAAACAGAGTTAATTCCCTAAAATGTCGCTCATGTTTTGGCAATTGCCTCCTaatatcacttttattttttttaatatcacttttgtttcttttaagaCTAGAATATCACTCAACtatcactattttcctcaaatattaaaaattacgAAACCTACTTCTCTCCTAATTGGGATGTCATGTcacattaaaattttattttttaataataaacttATGAAATACTTTCAAAGACCTCCCACCAAATTTGTCTTTATAACACTTAATTCCTTTTACACTAGCCTCCCTTATTTTGATTCTTTTGTAACCAAACTAATTTTATACACTGAACATTATTTATGTTGCTAATATACCCTTTTGTAACCCAATTTATAATGTTTAAACTTTTGATAATAATAGCTTGTCATTGATCATAAGATTTTTCCTAATTTATAACTATCTAATTTTATAGGTAAAGTGCtggtttttctttgtttgttgcGCTTGAAAATTTTAATCTCAAACgctaaaacatgaaattcaacaGCTGTGATACGAAAATTGATTCAAAAAGCTTGACCTTCATATTGCTTCAttgattatttttaaagtcTCACACTGTATATACAGTTTCCAACCCTTTTTCATAGATGTATTTATGCTCCttctaccaaaaaaaattagtttacaACTTATTGCAGTTATACAACtataagaatttaaaaaatggatTATTCATCTCACCCTTTAAATAGTAAAAGCAAGATGTGCTCATTTAGCCTAAATATTGTTATTAATGTTCCGATTacaagaacaaagaaaatatgACCGAAACATTAGAATTTAGGATTTGTCATAGTGATATTACATTAACACTAAAATTTAGGATTTCTTATTTAGATATAAgatagttttaaatttttagcccaatagttttaaatttttagcctaACTATTAATATAATAATCCTAACAATTTTAGGGGAGAGAACTGTCATGAAATATTGTTCCCATAATTAAGTTAtaaaagggtaaatttggaatatatagatgttttattatttaaacaagTTTTGTTACAAAAATCGAAATAAGGGAGTTTAGTGTAAATATCTCAAACCATAAGGGAACTAAGTGTTATTAAGACAAACTTGGAGGGAGGTCTTTgaaattattccataaatttattaataataataaaaaaaattaatgtcacATGACATGCTAACTAGGAGAGAAGAAGGGTTTTGtaatatttagtatttttttggaaaaaatgataataattgAGTGATAttctaattctaaaaaaaaaacaaaaatgatattatgaggCAATTGTCAAAATAAGAATGACCTTTTAGGGAATTAACTCTGCATAATCAACACTTCGTGCATCTCACTTGAGTTAGATGACAGAATAAATGTCAATTCCAGAAAACATACATAAAGTTACTCTACAGCGAAACTAAAAATCGTCTAAATAGGAATAGATAAGCAAATTATTAGTAACACTTTATGATGGAAAGTCGAAActattcatgataataacacgTCTCTTTTCATAAATTAAGTAATGATAGATTTATCTTCAAACTAGCTTCTCGACACGTGCTATGCACGTTtgaattatattatattaatattGTTAAAACAAATTGCTTAATTAATTATACATGAAACATAAGTACAACATTGTGAATGGTCAATGATTTCTCAGCTAATCTAAATTAGTAAAAGTATTAAACTCAGGAAcctaacaaaaataatttgaaatagaCTACtatttagaatatttttttaaaataaaacattcTTGTGTTGGCAGTCGTTGTTAGTGTTTTAGTTtgtatatttaaataatttcgATTAGTAAAAACCAAAAGCATTACCAATCGTGTGAGCaattaattaattcaaataCCCTACTGGCAGAAAAGGAAACAAATATGTATTGGGTATGATGTAATATTAAATttataaggaaaagaataacAATTTTCAGAATGAATGTTCGTTTCAAGGAAATACCAAATTTAAACCAAATAATTATTCCATTATCGAGTAAACCTCCCCATACCTTTTGGTGAGCGGTGACAGATGAGTATATGCATGTGATGTCAGTATTTACCAACAAAAACAGCCATACTAGCAaattaattcaagaaactaAAGTTAGAAATCATACCTCTACATTGTAACTTGTGGACACCGCTCGTTCGGTGATTAAATCAAAATTCAATCAATTGGCAGCGTAGTTTTATAAGAGCTCAAAGTGCAGCGTAATCATATAATGCAAGTAAATCATTATCACTTCATTATGACTTGAATATAATTCAATTGACTAAATACAAAATAGAACCATGTCAATCAACTTATCCATAATGGTAGTTCATCAATTGGTTTGATCTGTTTTCCAAAGTTGTCTTGTTGTTCCTCTTCACGCCCTATTTATTGCCATCTCCTTCAAAATCACCTttcaatttccttttttttaatccaaTTTTCTTACAAAGATTCTCATTACTTTATTTCatataaaatccacaaaaaAGAAAGTATAGAGGCTAACAAACTATATTACAATAATTCTTCCCAAAAATGAGATTATATAAAGAGTTTGGGCGTGAAAAGTAATGGtcttttatcaaaaaaattgatGGAACAGCTAGTAAGATAACCACCATTGACGATGATCATTTACGAAGAGTGTATATTTTTCAAATCAACGCAGTCATTACCCAAATGGTCACTCAACCGTCCGTAATTATCGGGTAAAgtcattttttaatagaaaagtcacttaactatgtATATTACACTCAGAAGGTTCTTTCAACCAACTAACTATTTTATCCTCTAAATTATCAACCTTTtgtcattttttacttttaaatattataatattttttttttctctttttaatctATGTTATAGACTTACCTATAGaacaaatgaattttttttatagagCAGAAAGGTCAAATAGTTTTCTAGCATATATAAGTtggaataataaaataattgagcatagtaaaaaaataattagaatgGTTTGCTCGTATTAGTAAATTTTATGATAACAAtcaaaacttatatatatatatatatattttttttacaaaattgagAATGATAGAGAATAAAGCGCTCAACATATATATTCAATGCACGTAACATTACAAAGtgtatttaatttgaaaattaagcTCAATTATTTTGTCATTACACCATTGTATATGCTTGaactatttttccttttttactttataaataagatttatttatttatttaatctaaGTCCATAACatagattaaaaataaaaaaatatcataatatttaaaatataaaaccCCACAAAGGTTGATATTTTAGAGGGTAAAACAAATATTTGGCCGGTTGACTGACCTTTTGAGTGATGTAGGCGTACTTAAGTGACTTTTCTGTTACAAACAAAATAAGCGTGACTTCATTAAGTAATTTTGAATAGTTGAGTTACCATTTGAGTAAAGATGAATATCTATTGCCTTTAACACAACTATAGAGTAATAAATTTATTTGCCAAGAGTATGGAAAAGAGTTAGAAGGAAAAGAGAGGAAATGGGAGAATTAACAAAATACAGGAGATAAcacaacaaaaaataaactACATAGTCAATGGAAAAAATATTGTACATGTTTGCCAATGTCTACCGACTGATGCTCTagatattgtatgaattgtcgTCAATAAGTCGgtcatttttaaggaaaaaaaggtTGGGGGAATATGTCCTCAATTGTCCTCAATGCCCCTCTGAAAACGACTTGGTATATGTCCGTGATACTATATCTTCTTTTCTCAAACTGTATTTCTAAACGTGGtgtcttttcatttttgtttgttATGTGTTGGTTTTAATTGTTTTAAGTAGGGTATTTAGAGTTTAGGGATATTTACGTAATTTAACTTTCAAGTTAGAGAGTTCATGTTTTTAATATAATTGCCAAAAGTATGGAAAAGAGTTAGAAGGAAAAGAGAGTAAATGGGAGAATTAACAAAGTACAGAAGATAGcacaacaaaaaataaactaaatagtCAATGGAAAAAATATTGTACATGTTTGCAAATGTCTACCGACTGATGCTCTggatattgtatgaattgtcgTCAATTAGTCGgtcatttttaaggaaaaaaagttgGGGGAATATGTTCTCAGTTGTCCTCAATGCCACTCTGAAAACCGACTTGGTATATGTGTGTGATACTATATGCCTTCTTTTCTCAAACTGTATTTCTAAACGTGGtgtcttttcatttttgtttgttATCCGTTGGTTTTAATTGTTTTAAGGAGAATTATTTAGAATTTAGGAGTATTTCGNNNNNNNNNNNNNNNNNNNNNNNNNNNNNNNNNNNNNNNNNNNNNNNNNNNNNNNNNNNNNNNNNNNNNNNNNNNNNNNNNNNNNNNNNNNNNNNNNNNNtaaatttttaagattttgaacgatatgacattagaaagtggaTGCTTAAAAAGGGAGGGAATACGACAAGggaatggtaacgagtaacttacaaagacattgtgaaagataacactgctatgctggattagaggctaagatgtgggcaagagagttgttcgctaatgatagaaaacctcctatagtaggaagggagaaaatcaaaggagtgaataaaggaaggggaaagaagtatgacaagatagggcGCATAAGCGAAGATGTTAGTGCGAAGGGGATATATGaagtagaatgaaccaggagaaggaaagaccgtgactaagattgaatatactttatacaagtcgtacgagagtagttatgttacctatggatatttatatgctagggatgagaccaagcgaatatttaatgagaaaagtttggatccagtaataacaatgcggttataatattctgggtgcattaaaggaagatgtaaagatggtttaagctaaattaccgagatagaattagcaCTAAGGACAAACAAGACATGGCTATGGTGGAACCAAAGACCTACCCCGATACCGATGGTAAGATAAGAGtggcgaagacaaagtaaaacataaggattagtgaagccacgctgaGGTATTTCGTGGGCTAATCTGAGCATCTTCGCATATTCTTATAAaaattgcaacataatgtgtgacaggaaagttgagagcaagatctgagcagaGGGATGAACTTGAAGAATTACAATACCATTTTCCATATCTCAAATACCATGAACTTGAAGGCGTTCATATAATCTAATACACCGATATTCAATTATATGTATCCAATAAATTAAGAATAACGTTGAAACCTAATACACTAAGTAAAAGACAAAACTAGAagaaattctttttgaaacagTGAGCAACGGAAGCAAAgcaatttttattatttagagaAACAGTGGCATCCCTTAAGCCAATATAAGGAACCATAATTATTAATCATTATTCCCCAATCATTACATTACTACCTAATGATTATTAGCCCTTTATTCTTCTAATCATTATCAATCATCATCTCTATCATTAGCGCCAATCATCGCTAATGATTGAGTATACACATGAATTCCAAttaatactaaaatccaattgaAATGATTTA from Lycium ferocissimum isolate CSIRO_LF1 chromosome 2, AGI_CSIRO_Lferr_CH_V1, whole genome shotgun sequence includes:
- the LOC132037873 gene encoding UDP-glycosyltransferase 90A1-like, yielding MASPPTTCIHVVLFPFMSKGHTIPIFDLARLLLNRNISITIFTTPVNRPFFSKSLSDTNINIIEIPFPENIEGIPPGVESTDKLPSMSLFPLFANATKLMQPHFEQALESLLPVTFMITDGFLGWTLDSANKFGIPRLVYYGMSAYSGTLSRSVMPILQTQLSDDELFEVPDFPWIKLTRNDIDLHFRDPEPKGPFFDFTMGAVISTSKSYGLLVNSFYELESVYVDYSNRISTPKLWCVGPFCAVHEPPKEQQKRLDKPSYIKWLDEMLEQGKSVLYVAFGTQAEISPEQYKEITMGLEKSEVNFLWVVRKSIDEVNDGFENRVKTRGLVVTEWVDQREILNHGSVKGFLSHCGWNSVIESICAKVPILAWPMMAEQHLNARMVVEEIKIGLRVETCDGSVRGFVKCEGLEKPIRELMEGEKGKEARKKVEDIGEAAINAVKEGGSSWKMLNELIHELAGTRQV